The sequence CACGGGAGGGCTGGAGGAGCGCGGATCCGCCCGCGGCCTCAGCGGCGGTGGGCGCGGTGAGACCGGCGCGGCCGGCCGCCGCGCCGGTCTCATGCCGGCGCGGTCAGCCCGCCGTGGACCGGCCGGTGCCCACCGGCCGGTGCCGGCCGCTGTCTACAGGGGCACGTTCCCGTGTTTGCGCTGCGGCGGCTGCTTGCGCTTGTCGCGCAGCATCGCCAGCCCCCTGGCGACCGCGGACCGCGTCTGCACCGGGTCGATCACGTCGTCGACCAGTCCGCGCTCGGCGGCGTAGTGCGGGTGCACGAGCTGTTCGGAATACTCGGCGACCAGCTCCGAGCGGAGCTCGGCGGGGTCCGCGGCGGCGGCCAGCTCCCTGCGGAAGATGACGTTCACGGCGCCCTCGGCGCCCATCACGGCGATCTCGTTCGTCGGCCACGCCAGCGAGAGGTCGGTGCCGATGGAACGCGAGTCCATCACGATGTACGCCCCGCCGTACGCCTTGCGCAGAATGACCTGGATCCGCGGCACGGTCGCCTCGCAGTAGGCGTACAGCAGCTTGGCGCCATGCCGGATGATCCCCGCGTACTCCTGATCGGTGCCCGGCAGGAAACCGGGCACATCGACCAGTGTCACCAGCGGGATGCTGAAGGCATCGCAGAACCGTACGAACCGTGCGGCCTTCTGCGACGCGGCGACATCCAGCACACCGGCCAGCACCATGGGCTGGTTGCCGACCACGCCGACCACGTCACCGTCGATCCGGGCCAGCACGCAGATGACGTTCGGGGCCCAGTTCTCATGCAGTTCGAGGAAGTCACCGTCGTCCACCAGCTCGGCGACGACCTGCCGCATGTCGTAGGGCTTGTTCGGCTCGACCGGGACTATCTCGGCCAGCCGGGGCCGCACATCCGTGGCCGCGTCGCAGGAGGGCGCACTCGGGGGAAGGTCCAGATTGTTGCTGGGCAGCATCGAGACGAGATAGCGCACGTCCTCAAGACAGCTCTCCTCGTCGTCGTGCACGAACGTGGCCACACCCGATCGGCCGCCGTGGACCTCCGCACCGCCGAGCTCGGCATGGGTGACCCGCTGGCCGCTCACCGCCTCGACGACATCGGGCCCGGTCAGGTACATCTGAGCGGTGTCGCGGACCATGAAGGTGAAGTCGGCCAGTGCCGTGGAGTAGGCGGCTCCCCCCGCACACGGCCCGAGCACGACGCTGATCTGCGGTATCACCCCGGATGCCTGGACATTGCGCTGGAAGATCCCGCCATAGCCGTTGAGTGACATCACCCCTTCCTGGATCCGGGCGCCCCCGCTGTCGTTCAGCCCGATGAAGGGGGATCCGGTGGAGATCGCCAGGTCCATCACCTTGTGGATCTTCGAGGCGTGCGCCTCGCCGAGCGACCCGCCGAAGAGGGTGAAGTCCTGGGCGTAGACGAACACCCGGCGGCCGTGGATCGTGCCGGACCCCGTGACCACACCGTCGGTGTGCGGGCGCTGCTCCTCGATCCTCAGGCCGTGCGCCTGATGGCGGCGGTACATGTCGATCTCGGTGAACGACCCCTCGTCCAGCAGCAGGTCTATCCGCTCCCGCGCCGTGCGCTTGCCGAGCGTGTGCTGCCGGTCGACCGCCTGGCGGCGGCCGGCGACGACCTCCTCGCGCAGTCGCTCGCGCTGCTCGCGCAGCAGGCTCATGGACCGGATCTGCGGCGGCGGGGCCGGCGGCTTCGCGTGAAGACGCCCGTTCGGGTGCTCGTCGGGACGGCCGTTGACGCCCTCCTCGGCCGGCGCGGGCAGGGGAACGAGAATGAAATCGAGCTCCGAGGTGCTCATCGGCGTTTCTCCCCCTCGTTACCCAAGGCTCCGGCCCTCCGGGCGGTCCGCTCGCTCATGGGGGCATCTCCCGTCATTGCGTTGGTACAGACGACAGGCTCGGCCGGCCGGAACCCGCCTGCCGAGCGGACAGGTGACCGCTCTCCCGCAGCCAGCGCACCGTGTCACCGACGGTCTCGGCGATGGGCCGTGGACTGATCCCATGAGTGCTGACGCCCTCGGCCGGGCGCGTGGCGCAGGCACACGTGTAGATGGCTCCGTACTCGGCCGGGATGTGCCACGGCCACACACGCTGCACGAGGTCGACGAACCGCCCGACCGGGATCATCCCCCGAGCCGGGAGGAAGATCGTCGGCAGTGCGCGTCCGGTGACCTCGCGCAGCACCTCCACGTACTGGCGTGTGGAGAGGTAGCGGCCCGGTCCGAAGTGGCGGCCCGGCCTGTCACCCGGTGCGGCGAGCAGCCGGGCGTGCAGCGCCGCGGTGTCCCGCACGTCGCCGACCGGGAACCCGCCCAGAGGCCACAGAGGCGTCAGTCCGCGGAGCACGCTGCGGAGCCGGGCGTTCTGGTCGCCCAGATTCGGGTCGTCCGGGCCCAGCAGGGCGGGCGGGTATGTGATCACCACCGGAGCTCCCTCGGCCTGGTGCCGGCGTGCGATGACCTCGGCCGCGGCCTTGCTCGCCATGTACGTCTCGCGAGGCCGGCCGACGGGCGAGTCCTCATGGATCACCTGTCCCCGCGCCGGGAACATCGCCACGACGCTGGAGACGTGGATGATCGGGTCCGCGCCCGCCCGCCGCGCGGCGTCGAGCACGATTTCGGTACCCCGTTCGTTGACCTGCCGCATTCTCATGTGGAGCCTGCTGTCGAAGGAATACACCGACGCCGCGTGCAGCACGGCGTCGGCGCCCCGTACGGCGCGGGCCACGCTGTCCGCGTCCGTGACGT comes from Streptosporangium roseum DSM 43021 and encodes:
- a CDS encoding acyl-CoA carboxylase subunit beta: MSTSELDFILVPLPAPAEEGVNGRPDEHPNGRLHAKPPAPPPQIRSMSLLREQRERLREEVVAGRRQAVDRQHTLGKRTARERIDLLLDEGSFTEIDMYRRHQAHGLRIEEQRPHTDGVVTGSGTIHGRRVFVYAQDFTLFGGSLGEAHASKIHKVMDLAISTGSPFIGLNDSGGARIQEGVMSLNGYGGIFQRNVQASGVIPQISVVLGPCAGGAAYSTALADFTFMVRDTAQMYLTGPDVVEAVSGQRVTHAELGGAEVHGGRSGVATFVHDDEESCLEDVRYLVSMLPSNNLDLPPSAPSCDAATDVRPRLAEIVPVEPNKPYDMRQVVAELVDDGDFLELHENWAPNVICVLARIDGDVVGVVGNQPMVLAGVLDVAASQKAARFVRFCDAFSIPLVTLVDVPGFLPGTDQEYAGIIRHGAKLLYAYCEATVPRIQVILRKAYGGAYIVMDSRSIGTDLSLAWPTNEIAVMGAEGAVNVIFRRELAAAADPAELRSELVAEYSEQLVHPHYAAERGLVDDVIDPVQTRSAVARGLAMLRDKRKQPPQRKHGNVPL
- a CDS encoding NAD-dependent epimerase/dehydratase family protein — encoded protein: MLVSATGGTGFVGAHSVAAIVGMGHRVRMLVRDVSKVKRALAPLNVDLDAVDVVTGDVTDADSVARAVRGADAVLHAASVYSFDSRLHMRMRQVNERGTEIVLDAARRAGADPIIHVSSVVAMFPARGQVIHEDSPVGRPRETYMASKAAAEVIARRHQAEGAPVVITYPPALLGPDDPNLGDQNARLRSVLRGLTPLWPLGGFPVGDVRDTAALHARLLAAPGDRPGRHFGPGRYLSTRQYVEVLREVTGRALPTIFLPARGMIPVGRFVDLVQRVWPWHIPAEYGAIYTCACATRPAEGVSTHGISPRPIAETVGDTVRWLRESGHLSARQAGSGRPSLSSVPTQ